TCGCGCGTAAGCTTGGGTTCGATGCTCAGCCGCACCGCCGGCGCAGCCGCAGCAGGGCGCAACCGGAAATCAAGGCGAGGAACCAGAGACTCGGCGCACCGCCACCCCCTCCGCCACCCCCACTTGATGGCGGCGGTGCCGGCGGAGGATTGGCCGACGTCGTGGTCGAGGCGGTTGCGCTGTAGTCGCCGTCGCCGGTGAGGTTGCTCGCGCGGACCCGGAAGTAATAGGTGGTTGAAGCCGTGAGGTCAGTGGCGCTGTAGGACGAAGCGTTGGCCGCGAGCGTGCCCGTGAGTTCGGTCCAGGGGCCGGTGCTCGCCGTCGCTCGCTCAACCTTGTAGGCGGTCTCGGTGGTGGCGTTGTCCGTCCAGGCGAGATTGATCTGCGTGGTGGAGGCGGCGGTGGCGGTCAGGCCACTGGGGGCGGCGGGCAAGGCAGGCAGGGTGCCGGTCACGTAGCCTTTCAGCCAGGTCATGGCGGTGCGCTCCGTGCCGTTGCTGTTGAGGATGCCGCTGCTGGTCATCCAGGTTTGGCCTTCGATGTAACCCCACAGGGTGACGCCCTTCACGGCGGCATGCTCCCAGATGACGGGGAAGAGCTCGCGGTATTTGGAAAACTGGTTGGCTTCGGAATAGCTCGTGCCGATGCCGCGGATGTCGAGCTCGGTGACGTAAACTTCGAGCCCGGTGGCGGCGTAGGCGTCGAGGCAGGTTTTCATCTGGGCCGCGTTCATGTGGTCGAGGTTGAAGGCGTGCGCCTGGATACCGATGCCGTCGATCAGACCGCGTTCCTTGAGCAGGTTGATGATCACGAGCATCTGGTTGCGGGCGGTCGCGTCGTTCTCGGTGCCATACTCGTTGATGTGCAATTTGGCGTTGGGAAACTTCTGGCGGGCGAGCTGGAACGAGGTGATGACCCAGTCCCAGCCGGTGGTGCCGTTGCCGCCGAGGGCGGCCTTGTAGTTGTCGGGCATCGGGGTCTTGGTTGGCTCGTTCACGACATCGATGGCCCAGACATCCGGGTAGCGGGCGGCGAGCGCATCCATCCAGGCCTCGATTTCCGTCCGGAGGTCGTTCGCCGAGACCGTACTGATCCAGCTCGGGTATTGGGAGCCCCAGACGAGGGTGTGGAGCTTGAACTTGAAGCCGTTCGCTTTGGCGTGGTTGTAGGCGGTGTCGAGTGCGGTCCAGTTCATCGTGTTGCGGGTGCCTTCGACGGAGCCCCACTTGCCGGCGTTCTCCGGCGTGATCTGGTTCCAGTAGGTGTTGTAATTCGCGGGCACGCTATTGGCCGTGATGTTGCCCAGGAATTTGCTTTTGCCGGTGGCCAGTTGGGCCTCTGAAACCTGCGGAAGCGCGGTGAGGAGGGCCAAGGCGGCGAGACGATGAAGGGAGTGGGGGGAGGTCATGGGGTGGGGCGTGGTGAGTGAACACGCCATCGTTGACCGTGCGGCCCGCATCAGACTCTTCAACGCCCCCTCCGCTCTTATACTAGAACAGAGCCGCGGTTCGCGGCCACCGTGGCTCAGAACTTG
This DNA window, taken from Oleiharenicola lentus, encodes the following:
- a CDS encoding endo-1,4-beta-xylanase, encoding MTSPHSLHRLAALALLTALPQVSEAQLATGKSKFLGNITANSVPANYNTYWNQITPENAGKWGSVEGTRNTMNWTALDTAYNHAKANGFKFKLHTLVWGSQYPSWISTVSANDLRTEIEAWMDALAARYPDVWAIDVVNEPTKTPMPDNYKAALGGNGTTGWDWVITSFQLARQKFPNAKLHINEYGTENDATARNQMLVIINLLKERGLIDGIGIQAHAFNLDHMNAAQMKTCLDAYAATGLEVYVTELDIRGIGTSYSEANQFSKYRELFPVIWEHAAVKGVTLWGYIEGQTWMTSSGILNSNGTERTAMTWLKGYVTGTLPALPAAPSGLTATAASTTQINLAWTDNATTETAYKVERATASTGPWTELTGTLAANASSYSATDLTASTTYYFRVRASNLTGDGDYSATASTTTSANPPPAPPPSSGGGGGGGGAPSLWFLALISGCALLRLRRRCG